A genomic segment from Dermatobacter hominis encodes:
- a CDS encoding class II fumarate hydratase — MSTDQTATTDGFRVEHDSLGEVRVPTDARWQAQTQRAVENFPVSGTTVAPSLVRALVEIKRAAAQINARRGHVDTGITDAIVAAADEVLGGAHDDQFPVDVFQTGSGTSTNMNVNEVLSTVASGGGLDVHPNDHVNAGQSSNDTFPSAIRIAAADGVVHRLIPALEHLARSLRGAAERFDDVVKAGRTHLMDAVPVTLGQEFGGYATAIELGIDRLRGMLPRLGHLPLGGTAVGTGLNAPEGFAAEVIELVAQRTGLDLVEATDHFEAQGAQDVLVEASGACRVVAVSLNKLASDLRWMSSGPSAGLAEIHLPDLQPGSSIMPGKVNPVLPEATQQVVAQVIGNDAAVAFAGASGNFELNVMLPVMGRNLLESIELLANVSVLLADRCIDGITADAERSRRYAESSSAIVTALVPLIGYEQAAVVAKAAVASGRTIREEVVDRGLVDDVEALDRALDVLAMTRGGRRTD, encoded by the coding sequence ATGAGCACGGACCAGACCGCGACCACCGACGGGTTCCGGGTCGAGCACGACTCGCTCGGAGAGGTCAGGGTCCCGACCGACGCCCGGTGGCAGGCCCAGACCCAGCGCGCCGTCGAGAACTTCCCCGTGTCCGGCACCACCGTCGCGCCCTCGCTCGTCCGGGCGCTGGTCGAGATCAAGCGTGCCGCCGCCCAGATCAACGCCCGCCGCGGCCACGTCGACACCGGGATCACCGACGCGATCGTCGCCGCGGCCGACGAGGTGCTCGGGGGTGCGCACGACGACCAGTTCCCCGTCGACGTGTTCCAGACCGGGTCGGGCACCTCGACGAACATGAACGTCAACGAGGTGCTGTCCACCGTGGCCAGCGGGGGCGGGCTCGACGTCCACCCGAACGACCACGTGAACGCCGGGCAGTCCTCCAACGACACGTTCCCCTCGGCGATCCGCATCGCCGCGGCCGACGGCGTCGTGCACCGCCTGATCCCCGCGCTCGAGCACCTGGCGCGCTCGCTCCGGGGGGCCGCCGAGCGCTTCGACGACGTCGTCAAGGCCGGGCGCACCCACCTGATGGACGCCGTCCCGGTGACGCTGGGACAGGAGTTCGGGGGCTACGCCACGGCGATCGAGCTCGGGATCGACCGCCTCAGGGGGATGCTGCCCCGGCTCGGCCACCTCCCGCTCGGCGGCACCGCGGTCGGCACCGGGCTCAACGCGCCAGAGGGCTTCGCCGCCGAGGTGATCGAGCTCGTCGCGCAGCGCACCGGCCTCGACCTCGTCGAGGCGACCGACCACTTCGAGGCCCAGGGCGCGCAGGACGTGCTGGTCGAGGCGAGCGGCGCGTGCCGGGTCGTCGCTGTCAGCCTCAACAAGCTGGCGTCGGACCTGCGGTGGATGTCGTCGGGCCCGTCGGCCGGCCTGGCCGAGATCCACCTCCCCGACCTCCAGCCCGGCAGCTCGATCATGCCGGGCAAGGTGAACCCGGTCCTCCCCGAGGCGACGCAGCAGGTGGTGGCCCAGGTCATCGGCAACGACGCCGCCGTGGCGTTCGCCGGTGCGTCGGGCAACTTCGAGCTCAACGTGATGCTCCCGGTGATGGGCCGCAACCTGCTCGAGTCGATCGAGCTCCTCGCCAACGTGTCGGTGCTGCTCGCCGACCGCTGCATCGACGGCATCACCGCGGACGCCGAGCGGTCCCGGCGCTACGCCGAGTCGTCGTCCGCGATCGTGACCGCGCTCGTCCCGCTCATCGGCTACGAGCAGGCCGCCGTGGTGGCCAAGGCGGCGGTCGCCTCCGGCCGCACGATCCGCGAGGAGGTCGTCGACCGGGGCCTCGTCGACGACGTCGAGGCGCTGGACCGCGCGCTCGACGTCCTCGCGATGACCCGCGGCGGGCGCAGGACCGACTGA
- a CDS encoding acyl-CoA thioesterase, giving the protein MDLTTILELADHGRDVFVGVGPQYPWGGLYGGQIVAQALMAASSTVPEELGVHSLRAYFIRRGDHDEPVRYEVDRIRDGRSFATRRVVARQAVGAILNLEASFQRPERSADVETLAPPPDLPMPDQLEQSSWSAAFERAFVPSDRVSSSIERDGRGRATAWLRTTEPIGDDRVRQAAALAYMSDDLPTDAVVQAHPVRNEPDETLYRALFTASLDHTIWFHRPLQADDWHVHDFTCHTFVGGRGLSLGHVFGLDGTHVATVAQEVLLRDTRERDG; this is encoded by the coding sequence GTGGACCTGACGACCATCCTCGAGCTGGCCGACCACGGCCGGGACGTCTTCGTCGGCGTCGGTCCCCAGTACCCGTGGGGCGGTCTGTACGGCGGCCAGATCGTCGCCCAGGCGCTCATGGCGGCGTCGTCCACGGTCCCCGAGGAGCTGGGCGTGCACTCGCTGCGCGCCTACTTCATCCGGCGCGGCGACCACGACGAGCCGGTCCGCTACGAGGTCGACCGCATCCGAGACGGCCGATCGTTCGCGACGCGGCGCGTCGTGGCCCGGCAGGCCGTCGGGGCGATCCTCAACCTCGAGGCGAGCTTCCAGCGCCCGGAGCGCTCGGCGGACGTGGAGACGCTGGCACCGCCGCCCGACCTGCCGATGCCCGACCAGCTGGAGCAGAGCTCGTGGAGCGCGGCGTTCGAGCGCGCCTTCGTGCCGAGCGACCGGGTCAGCTCCTCGATCGAGCGCGACGGCCGGGGCCGGGCCACCGCCTGGCTGCGGACCACCGAGCCGATCGGCGACGACCGGGTCCGCCAGGCCGCCGCCCTGGCCTACATGAGCGACGACCTGCCGACCGACGCCGTCGTCCAGGCCCACCCGGTGCGCAACGAGCCCGACGAGACCCTGTACCGGGCGCTGTTCACGGCCAGCCTCGACCACACGATCTGGTTCCACCGCCCGCTGCAGGCCGACGACTGGCACGTCCACGACTTCACCTGCCACACGTTCGTGGGCGGTCGCGGGCTGTCGCTCGGTCACGTGTTCGGCCTCGACGGCACCCACGTGGCCACCGTCGCCCAGGAGGTCCTCCTGCGCGACACCCGCGAGCGCGACGGCTAG
- a CDS encoding inositol monophosphatase family protein, whose amino-acid sequence MNAAAPSDVPPVDEHLMNHAVSWTRSAGELTLGWFNHPELGVERKHDGSPVTAADRAAERLLREKIAEELPDDAIRGEEEEDRPGTSGRTWVIDPIDGTKAFSHGVGTFSNLLYMEDEHGPAIGVINLPALDETVWAGRGRGCFHDGSPCRVSDRTEIEGSYLSVTGFHGWNPTMFERVTEAGLQLRTWGDAYGYALVASGRVEAMFDPALAWWDIAAMLVIIPEAGGTLTNWEGGDAAEEHIDHPEYKWSAIASNGAFHDRLVEVLGS is encoded by the coding sequence ATGAACGCTGCAGCACCGTCCGACGTCCCCCCGGTGGACGAGCACCTCATGAACCACGCCGTCTCGTGGACCCGATCGGCCGGAGAGCTCACGCTCGGGTGGTTCAACCACCCGGAGCTCGGCGTCGAGCGCAAGCACGACGGCTCGCCGGTCACGGCCGCCGACCGGGCCGCGGAGCGCCTGCTGCGGGAGAAGATCGCCGAGGAGCTGCCGGACGACGCGATCCGCGGCGAGGAGGAGGAGGACCGCCCCGGCACGTCGGGACGGACATGGGTGATCGACCCGATCGACGGGACCAAGGCGTTCAGCCACGGCGTCGGCACCTTCTCGAACCTGCTCTACATGGAGGACGAGCACGGTCCGGCGATCGGCGTGATCAACCTGCCGGCCCTCGACGAGACCGTGTGGGCCGGGCGGGGCCGGGGGTGCTTCCACGACGGCTCGCCGTGCCGCGTGTCGGACCGGACCGAGATCGAGGGCTCGTACCTCAGCGTCACCGGGTTCCACGGGTGGAACCCGACCATGTTCGAGCGGGTCACCGAGGCCGGCCTCCAGCTGCGGACGTGGGGCGACGCCTACGGCTACGCGCTGGTGGCCTCGGGCCGCGTCGAGGCGATGTTCGACCCGGCGCTGGCGTGGTGGGACATCGCCGCCATGCTCGTGATCATCCCCGAGGCCGGGGGCACCCTCACCAACTGGGAGGGGGGCGACGCCGCCGAGGAGCACATCGACCACCCGGAGTACAAGTGGTCGGCGATCGCCTCGAACGGCGCCTTCCACGACCGGCTGGTCGAGGTGCTCGGCAGCTGA
- a CDS encoding sigma-70 family RNA polymerase sigma factor has protein sequence MARRTRAERPTGGALLPPTASASDREASKLVEEHLELVNHVVFQVAVHFPRHVDRDELVRAGALGLVEAARRYDESRGVPFNRFAAQRIRGAIIDAVRSADWAPRSVRTLARRLDQTEQRLAGQLGRIPSIGETAEALGMSRDELDRLRDRIFRSVVLAFEHLVGDTDDEELTLVDVLADPDEREPAEELEQRELHAYLRDAIALLPERHRVIVLGYFIEERTSEELARFLGVTESRVSQMRTEALGMLKMGIEAQYVAAEDREVPDGLVARRRARYVDAIGAASEPTQRITLRDRPESDGAFVSLVQSLAGAAC, from the coding sequence GTGGCTCGCCGGACCCGTGCGGAGCGGCCGACCGGCGGAGCGCTGCTCCCTCCGACGGCGTCGGCGAGCGACCGCGAGGCCTCGAAGCTCGTCGAGGAGCACCTCGAGCTCGTGAACCACGTCGTGTTCCAGGTCGCGGTGCACTTCCCGCGCCACGTCGACCGGGACGAGCTCGTCCGGGCCGGGGCGCTCGGCCTCGTCGAGGCCGCCCGCCGCTACGACGAGTCCCGGGGGGTGCCGTTCAACCGCTTCGCGGCCCAGCGGATCCGCGGCGCCATCATCGATGCGGTCCGATCCGCCGACTGGGCGCCGCGCTCGGTGCGGACGCTCGCCCGCCGGCTCGACCAGACCGAGCAGCGCCTCGCCGGCCAGCTCGGCCGCATCCCGTCGATCGGTGAGACCGCCGAGGCGCTCGGCATGTCCCGTGACGAGCTGGACCGGCTCCGCGACCGGATCTTCCGCTCGGTCGTGCTGGCCTTCGAGCACCTCGTCGGCGACACCGACGACGAGGAGCTCACCCTCGTCGACGTGCTGGCGGACCCCGACGAGCGCGAGCCCGCCGAGGAGCTCGAGCAGCGCGAGCTGCACGCCTACCTCCGCGACGCCATCGCGCTGCTCCCGGAGCGCCACCGCGTGATCGTCCTCGGCTACTTCATCGAGGAGCGCACCTCCGAGGAGCTCGCGCGGTTCCTGGGCGTGACCGAGTCCCGCGTCTCGCAGATGCGCACCGAGGCCCTCGGCATGCTGAAGATGGGCATCGAGGCCCAGTACGTCGCCGCCGAGGACCGCGAGGTCCCGGACGGCCTGGTGGCACGTCGGCGCGCCCGCTACGTCGACGCCATCGGCGCCGCGTCGGAGCCGACCCAGCGGATCACCCTGCGCGACCGGCCCGAGTCCGACGGCGCCTTCGTCTCGCTGGTGCAGTCGCTGGCCGGCGCCGCCTGCTGA
- a CDS encoding DUF3566 domain-containing protein, translating to MSSTRPADTGPTPAVPGPAERGQSASRSAARRPVSGSRAADPGSGTPTATAPAATGATRRSEPPSGPPARRRAVEVDADPTPNRVLGYRRQRFEARKVRRLVRHIDPWSMLKLAVLVSLCMWLISMIAAVILWTVARSSGTVSSLESFVNSSLQLQDWKLDGEFLFRQFGLISLLLHLGLAASIVVATLVFNLISDIIGGVWVSVIEEESARPIDEPAQP from the coding sequence GTGAGCAGCACCCGTCCGGCCGACACCGGGCCGACACCTGCGGTGCCCGGACCTGCTGAACGGGGCCAGTCCGCGTCGCGCTCGGCGGCCCGACGGCCGGTCTCGGGCTCCCGCGCCGCCGATCCTGGGTCCGGGACGCCGACGGCGACCGCCCCGGCGGCGACTGGTGCCACGCGCCGGTCCGAGCCGCCCAGCGGCCCGCCCGCCCGGCGCCGGGCGGTCGAGGTGGACGCCGACCCCACGCCCAACCGGGTGCTCGGCTACCGGCGCCAGCGCTTCGAGGCCCGCAAGGTGCGTCGCCTGGTGCGCCACATCGACCCGTGGTCGATGCTGAAGCTCGCCGTCCTGGTGTCGCTCTGCATGTGGCTGATCTCGATGATCGCCGCGGTCATCCTGTGGACGGTGGCCCGCAGCTCCGGGACCGTGAGCAGCCTCGAGAGCTTCGTGAACTCGTCGCTCCAGCTGCAGGACTGGAAGCTCGACGGCGAGTTCCTGTTCCGCCAGTTCGGCCTGATCTCGCTCCTGCTGCACCTCGGGTTGGCGGCCTCGATCGTCGTCGCGACGCTCGTCTTCAACCTGATCTCCGACATCATCGGCGGCGTGTGGGTGTCGGTGATCGAGGAGGAGTCGGCCCGCCCGATCGACGAGCCGGCACAGCCCTGA
- the gyrA gene encoding DNA gyrase subunit A — translation MSDDTPQDPPEPEEGTEQVEPSEDAVAVTFGSIEPIEIQQEMEQSFLDYAMSVIVSRALPDARDGLKPVHRRILWAMHEAGLRPDRNHKKCATVVGDVLGKYHPHGDQSVYDALVRMGQDFSLRHPLIDPHGNFGSPSDPPAAYRYTECRLTALAMHMLADIDEDTVDFVPNFDGSTEEPTVLPSRFPNLLVNGSQGIAVGMATNIPPHNLGEVIDATVHLLEHPEATPDDLLEFVKGPDFPTGAQIMGRAGVVSAARTGRGSIKMRARAEIEEGPKGDRIVVTEIPYQTSVESIEEKIAELVNARVLEGIRELRNESSKGRPRLVIELKRDAPANVLLNNLYKHTPLQTSFAVNFVALVDGVPRTLNLADALRHYIEHQVEVITRRSRFRLAKAERRAHIVEGFLRALDLIDEIIAAIRASEDRAAAISTLQGEGFAFSEIQATEIVDMRLSTLTRLGRERLEEEMAQLRATIAELQAILNDDARLRAVIKDEITEIRDEFATDRRTTLEHDDGDLEIEDLIDDEEVVVVMTARGYIKTVAADVFRTQGRGGRGVAGAKLKDEDYITDLIHTSAHAFLLFFSNRGKVYRLKAHRIPMRDRTAQGLAIVNLLRLQPDEKIQTIIDTRDYESHRYLFFVTANGVVKKTLFNAYDSSRQDGLIAINLRDGDELVRVLATSDDDEILIVSEAGQGIRFSETDVRPMGRTASGVRGMRLREGDRVVGAAPIAEGLKLLTITDAGYGKRTEVDQFNLQGRGGQGVRSHKLHADRGRVVTGLLVADDDDVFLINDSGVVIRTGVDTISVQGRDATGVRVMNLDDDTRVAAVARVLGGEDDDADIDEAEVVDGAEGGTVDLSDGEAPPAEG, via the coding sequence ATGAGCGACGACACACCACAGGACCCGCCGGAGCCCGAGGAGGGCACCGAGCAGGTCGAGCCCTCCGAGGACGCGGTGGCGGTCACGTTCGGCTCGATCGAGCCGATCGAGATCCAACAGGAGATGGAGCAGTCCTTCCTGGACTACGCCATGTCGGTCATCGTGTCGCGGGCCCTCCCCGACGCCCGCGACGGATTGAAGCCGGTGCACCGGCGGATCCTCTGGGCCATGCACGAGGCGGGCCTGCGGCCCGACCGCAACCACAAGAAGTGCGCCACCGTGGTCGGTGACGTGCTCGGCAAGTACCACCCGCACGGCGACCAGTCGGTGTACGACGCGCTCGTCCGCATGGGCCAGGACTTCTCGCTCCGGCACCCGCTGATCGACCCGCACGGCAACTTCGGCTCGCCGTCGGACCCGCCGGCCGCCTACCGCTACACCGAGTGCCGGCTCACCGCGCTCGCCATGCACATGCTGGCCGACATCGACGAGGACACCGTCGACTTCGTGCCGAACTTCGACGGCTCCACCGAGGAGCCCACGGTGCTGCCGAGCCGGTTCCCCAACCTCCTGGTCAACGGCAGCCAGGGCATCGCGGTGGGCATGGCCACCAACATCCCGCCCCACAACCTGGGCGAGGTGATCGACGCCACCGTCCACCTGCTCGAGCACCCCGAGGCCACGCCCGACGACCTGCTCGAGTTCGTCAAGGGCCCCGACTTCCCGACCGGCGCCCAGATCATGGGTCGCGCCGGCGTCGTCTCGGCCGCCCGCACCGGGCGCGGCTCGATCAAGATGCGCGCCCGCGCCGAGATCGAGGAGGGCCCGAAGGGCGACCGCATCGTCGTCACCGAGATCCCGTACCAGACCTCGGTCGAGTCGATCGAGGAGAAGATCGCCGAGCTGGTCAACGCCCGCGTGCTCGAGGGCATCCGCGAGCTCCGCAACGAGAGCTCGAAGGGCAGGCCCCGACTCGTCATCGAGCTCAAGCGCGATGCGCCGGCCAACGTGCTGCTGAACAACCTGTACAAGCACACGCCGCTGCAGACGAGCTTCGCCGTGAACTTCGTGGCGCTGGTTGACGGCGTGCCGCGCACGCTGAACCTGGCCGACGCGCTCCGGCACTACATCGAGCACCAGGTCGAGGTCATCACCCGCCGCTCGCGGTTCCGCCTCGCCAAGGCCGAGCGCCGGGCGCACATCGTCGAGGGCTTCCTGCGGGCGCTCGACCTCATCGACGAGATCATCGCCGCCATCAGGGCCTCCGAGGACCGCGCCGCGGCGATCTCGACGCTGCAGGGCGAGGGCTTCGCGTTCAGCGAGATCCAGGCGACCGAGATCGTCGACATGCGCCTGTCCACCCTCACCCGCCTCGGCCGCGAGCGCCTCGAGGAGGAGATGGCGCAGCTGCGGGCCACCATCGCCGAGCTGCAGGCCATCCTCAACGACGACGCCAGGCTGCGGGCGGTCATCAAGGACGAGATCACCGAGATCCGCGACGAGTTCGCGACCGATCGCCGGACGACGCTCGAGCACGACGACGGCGACCTCGAGATCGAGGACCTCATCGACGACGAAGAGGTCGTCGTGGTGATGACCGCACGGGGTTACATCAAGACGGTCGCGGCGGACGTGTTCCGCACCCAGGGCCGGGGCGGCAGGGGCGTGGCCGGGGCCAAGCTCAAGGACGAGGACTACATCACGGACCTCATCCACACGTCCGCGCACGCCTTCCTGCTGTTCTTCTCGAACCGCGGCAAGGTCTACCGGCTCAAGGCCCACCGCATCCCGATGCGCGACCGCACGGCCCAGGGGCTCGCGATCGTGAACCTCCTGCGGCTCCAGCCCGACGAGAAGATCCAGACGATCATCGACACGCGGGACTACGAGTCGCACCGGTACCTGTTCTTCGTGACCGCCAACGGCGTCGTGAAGAAGACGCTGTTCAACGCCTACGACAGCTCGCGCCAGGACGGCCTCATCGCCATCAACCTGCGCGACGGCGACGAGCTGGTCCGCGTGCTCGCCACCTCCGACGACGACGAGATCCTCATCGTGTCCGAGGCCGGCCAGGGCATCAGGTTCTCCGAGACCGACGTGCGCCCGATGGGCCGCACGGCCAGCGGCGTCCGGGGCATGCGGCTGCGCGAGGGCGACCGGGTCGTCGGCGCGGCACCGATCGCCGAGGGCCTGAAGCTCCTCACCATCACCGACGCCGGCTACGGAAAGCGGACCGAGGTCGACCAGTTCAACCTCCAGGGCCGGGGCGGCCAGGGGGTGCGCTCCCACAAGCTGCACGCGGACCGTGGTCGCGTCGTGACCGGGCTCCTCGTCGCGGATGACGACGACGTCTTCCTCATCAACGACTCCGGTGTGGTCATCCGCACCGGGGTCGACACGATCTCGGTGCAGGGCCGGGACGCGACCGGTGTCCGGGTGATGAACCTCGACGACGACACCCGGGTCGCGGCCGTGGCCCGGGTGCTGGGCGGTGAGGACGACGATGCCGACATCGACGAGGCCGAGGTGGTCGACGGCGCGGAGGGCGGCACGGTCGACCTGTCCGACGGGGAGGCGCCCCCCGCCGAGGGCTGA
- the gyrB gene encoding DNA topoisomerase (ATP-hydrolyzing) subunit B: MSSEPTTYGAESIQVLEGLEAVRKRPGMYIGSTGPAGLHHMVYEVVDNSVDEAMAGYATSIEVALLPDGGCEVRDDGRGIPVDTSVQYPDMSAAEVVLTVLHAGGKFGGGAYKVSGGLHGVGISVVNALSTRVEVEIDQDGRRHAMAFADGGELVEKLHVIGDAPAGPDGRPRTGTTVRFWPDPSIFDETNFRAATLTERFQMMAFLNAGLRISFRDDRPDHTTEPVVFHYEGGIRDFVSHVNAAKEALFSDVGYYAQGESDDDGAMEVEVAFQWNTGYNSDGLHSFANGISTIEGGMHEEGFKKSLTNTVNRYAREHGHIKEKDPNLQGEDIREGLTAIISVKLTDPQFEGQTKAKLGNVPMRSLVERATNEKLSEWLEEHPSEAKRILQKSVQAARAREAARTARDATRRKSALDGAGLPGKLADCSSKDPRESELYIVEGNSAGGSAKDARNPATMAILPIRGKILNVERARLDKMLKNTEVQALVSAIGGGVGEEFDYDRIRYHKVVLMCDADVDGSHIRTLLLTFFFRQMRPLIEGGHIYIAQPPLYSTEVGRNKIYLKDDAAKAAFLAEHPNHKNEFQRLKGLGEMDADELWATTMDPAQRTLLQVSVEQAVIADEVFSILMGDDVESRKHFIQTNASDVRFLDI, from the coding sequence TTGTCATCAGAACCCACCACGTACGGCGCGGAGTCGATCCAGGTCCTGGAGGGCCTGGAGGCCGTGCGGAAGCGGCCCGGCATGTACATCGGGTCCACAGGCCCCGCCGGGCTCCACCACATGGTCTACGAGGTGGTCGACAACTCCGTCGACGAGGCCATGGCGGGCTACGCCACCTCGATCGAGGTGGCCCTCCTGCCCGACGGCGGCTGCGAGGTCCGCGACGACGGCCGCGGCATCCCGGTCGACACGTCGGTGCAGTACCCCGACATGTCGGCGGCCGAGGTGGTGCTCACCGTGCTGCACGCCGGCGGCAAGTTCGGCGGCGGCGCCTACAAGGTCTCCGGCGGTCTCCACGGCGTCGGCATCTCGGTCGTGAACGCCCTGTCCACCCGCGTCGAGGTCGAGATCGACCAGGACGGTCGGCGCCACGCCATGGCCTTCGCGGACGGCGGCGAGCTGGTCGAGAAGCTCCACGTCATCGGTGACGCCCCGGCCGGGCCCGACGGCCGGCCCCGCACCGGCACCACGGTCCGCTTCTGGCCGGACCCGTCGATCTTCGACGAGACGAACTTCCGCGCCGCCACGCTCACCGAGCGGTTCCAGATGATGGCGTTCCTCAACGCGGGGCTCCGCATCTCGTTCCGCGACGACCGTCCCGACCACACCACCGAGCCGGTCGTGTTCCACTACGAGGGCGGCATCCGCGACTTCGTCAGCCACGTGAACGCGGCCAAGGAGGCCCTGTTCAGCGACGTCGGCTACTACGCGCAGGGCGAGTCCGACGACGACGGCGCGATGGAGGTCGAGGTCGCGTTCCAGTGGAACACCGGCTACAACTCCGACGGCCTGCACAGCTTCGCCAACGGCATCTCGACCATCGAGGGCGGGATGCACGAGGAGGGCTTCAAGAAGTCCCTCACCAACACGGTGAACCGCTACGCCCGTGAGCACGGCCACATCAAGGAGAAGGACCCGAACCTCCAGGGCGAGGACATCCGCGAGGGCCTCACCGCGATCATCTCGGTGAAGCTGACGGACCCGCAGTTCGAGGGCCAGACCAAGGCCAAGCTGGGCAACGTCCCGATGCGCTCGCTCGTCGAGCGCGCCACCAACGAGAAGCTCTCCGAGTGGCTCGAGGAGCACCCCTCCGAGGCCAAGCGGATCCTGCAGAAGTCCGTCCAGGCCGCGCGGGCCCGCGAGGCCGCCCGCACCGCGCGCGACGCGACCCGCCGGAAGTCGGCGCTCGACGGCGCCGGCCTGCCCGGCAAGCTGGCGGACTGCTCGTCCAAGGACCCCCGCGAGTCCGAGCTCTACATCGTCGAGGGCAACTCGGCGGGCGGTTCGGCCAAGGACGCCCGCAACCCGGCCACGATGGCGATCCTCCCGATCCGGGGGAAGATCCTCAACGTCGAGCGCGCCCGCCTCGACAAGATGCTCAAGAACACCGAGGTGCAGGCGCTGGTCTCGGCGATCGGCGGCGGCGTCGGCGAGGAGTTCGACTACGACCGGATCCGCTACCACAAGGTCGTCCTCATGTGCGACGCCGACGTGGACGGCTCGCACATCCGGACGCTGCTGCTGACGTTCTTCTTCCGCCAGATGCGCCCGCTCATCGAGGGCGGCCACATCTACATCGCCCAGCCGCCGCTGTACTCGACCGAGGTCGGCCGCAACAAGATCTACCTGAAGGACGACGCCGCGAAGGCCGCGTTCCTCGCCGAGCACCCGAACCACAAGAACGAGTTCCAGCGGCTGAAGGGCCTCGGCGAGATGGACGCCGACGAGCTGTGGGCCACGACCATGGACCCCGCCCAGCGCACGCTGCTGCAGGTGTCGGTCGAGCAGGCCGTCATCGCCGACGAGGTGTTCTCGATCCTCATGGGCGACGACGTCGAGAGCCGCAAGCACTTCATCCAGACCAACGCGTCGGACGTCCGCTTCCTCGACATCTGA